From a single Glycine soja cultivar W05 chromosome 19, ASM419377v2, whole genome shotgun sequence genomic region:
- the LOC114398191 gene encoding uncharacterized protein LOC114398191 — MWYTLGLDHSLSRWFIPELRTCYRWIILESCFLGGALFQLNKATGMVLTSGPLDLLSEDTSVEVLKDMGDFVDDEDLTPFKITFYRGVCDEEISEEDMVSSTTRSAILEKMRATLMRI, encoded by the exons ATGTGGTACACTCTTGGTTTAGACCACTCTCTTTCTCGGTGGTTCATACCAG AACTTAGGACTTGTTACCGGTGGATAATTCTAGAGAGTTGTTTTCTTGGAGGTGCTTTGTTTCAGCTCAACAAGGCAACAG GCATGGTGCTAACGAGTGGGCCACTAGATCTACTTTCTGAGGATACATCCGTTGAGGTCTTAAAGGATATGGGAGATTTTGTCGATGATGAGGATCTTACACCATTCAAGATCACATTCTACCGTGGGGTCTGTGATGAAGAGATATCCGAGGAAGATATGGTTTCGTCCACAACAAGGAGTGCGATTCTTGAGAAGATGAGAGCGACTCTTATGAGGATATGA